The DNA window ACTGAAGATAACAAATTATGTTTTAAAAGGGTTCTAGATAGCTTTTACTGCTGGTAAACAGTCCATTTTTTAGTTGGGACTTAACAATTTGTTTATAATTTCTTAATATTAGCCGGATAGATTTGCAATTGAGTTTATATTTAGGCCTTAATTAGGCCAGCCATGTTGGGATTTGATTTTGGATTAGAAGGAACGCTACTCATCAGTTTTGCGGTATGCATTTTATTGGTATGTTTTTTTGAATTTGTAAATGGCTTTCACGACACTGCCAATGCTGTGGCAACAGTCATATATACAAAGTCTCTGAAACCGATTCACGCGGTGATTTGGTCAGGATTTATGAATTTTTTAGGTGTCATTTCCAGTAGTTATATCTTCGGAATGGCGGTGGCCACTAAAATAGCCCAATTACTTCCCCTGGAATCCGTCTTAAGCAGGAGTACTAATGAGGCCATTGCTATGGTGGCTTCAGCGCTGGTAGGTGCAATTATTTGGAATCTTGGGACCTGGTATTTTGGAATTCCATGTTCCAGTTCACATACATTAATTGGCTCTTTGCTAGGCGTAGGAATTGCATTTACACTTGTGCCGGATAATAATCTTAAATCAGGAGTCAATTGGAATGAAGCGTTTAAAATTGGCAATGCATTGTTATTCTCTCCATTGTTTGGCTTTACTATGGCGATAGCCTTGATGTTTATATTAAAGAGGAACGTGGTAGATAAAGCTATATTTAAGGAACCTGAACCTGAGGGTAAGCCACCATTTTGGATTCGGGGATTGTTGATTGTGACTTGCACCATGGTGAGTTTTTTTCATGGTTCCAATGATGGTCAAAAAGGAGTGGGATTGATGCTGATTGTACTGTTAGCTTTCGTACCCACTCAGTTTGCATTAGCCCCTGAGTTCAATAAGGAAGATTGCATCAACAGAATGGTTGTACTGGAAAAAATACTGGTAAAAGAATCAACCCAGAATTTTGAATTAGAAAGGATACTGTGTGCACGAGCTGAGAATATTGCAGGATTTGCGGATGATGTCCGTAAGTTGGATACAAAAAGCAATAAAGAAGTGATGCGTGTGCGTAAGGAGATGAATGTGTTGGCTAAGGAATTAAAACTAATTCTTGCTGAACCAAATGCAATTTCGTCAGGAGCTAACAGGAAGTTGATTAAGGCAGAAATTGCTTATTTCAATCACAATACCAATTATGTTCCTTTTTGGATCATTCTCTCCATTTCAATTTCTCTGGGTATAGGCACCATGATTGGGTGGCGGAGAATAGTAGTTACCATTGGTGAAAAAATTGGTAAGCGGCATATGACATATGCAGAAGGAGCTTCTGCAGAATTAATTGCCTCCAGTACAATTGGTCTAGCCTCCGGATTAGGATTACCAGTTTCTACCACACATGTGCTTTCTTCAGGTGTTGCCGGAGCAATGGTGGCAACAAAAGGAATAAAAAATCTTCAGGCAGCCACGATTAAAAATATTGTGCTTGCTTGGGTGCTTACATTGCCTGCAACCATGATCATTAGTGCAGTTTTGTTTTTTCTGGCCAGGATGTTGATGCTGTAAAATTTAAATGGAGTTTTAAAGTATTGCTTACTTTAATTTATAGGTTCAAATTTTCTGAGTCTTGCGTATATTAATAAATTCAACTCTTGAAATCTAATAATTTCTTCATTGCTTGGGAACGAAGTGGCAACAAAATTGTATCATCATTTTTTAAAATAAAATTTTTTTTAAATATTGATTTTTATTGTGAAAGTTTTATAATTTCATCTGATAAGATTTGATATTTTTCTATTCGAATCAGATGAGGTTTAGGTTCAGTCTAAATAAGTGAAACCATGTCAAAGATTTATTTCAATTTATTTCTGTCGTTAATTGTAAGTAATATTCTATTTGGTCAGGTTGACACCACGGCACTGCCATTCACCGATTCTGTAATCACTTGCTTTCCTGACACAACCGGTTATAAGCGAATTTCTGTAGGTCCAATTGGTCGCGACTTTAGTAATTTACAATCGGCATTAAATCAGGCAGTTTCCGGGACAGTTATTGTCTTGGACGCCGGGGTTGAATTCAGAGGAAGTTTTTTGTTGCCTTCAAAGCCAGTCAGTGATAAATGGATTGTTTTAGTATCATCGAAGATGGACCTGGTTCCAGCAGAAGGAAGCAGGATAAAGCCATACCAAAAAACAGGGGATCAAAATTTTTCCACGCAAGCAGATGCAATGCCAAAAGTAGTGACAGACAATTTGTCCGGAGTTCCCTGTTTTAGAACAGAAATTGGTACCCATCATTATCGGTTGGTTGGAATAGAAATAAAAGCAGATGAAAGGGTTATCAATAGTTATGGTCTTGTAAATTTAGGAGACGGGTCTTCCCAACAGAATCAATTTTCGAAAGTACCTCATCACTTAATCGTTGATCGCTGCTTCATTCATGGTCATACAAAAGGTGAGATTATGAAATATGGCATTCGGCTCGATTGCGCTTATTCCGCTGTGGTAGATTGTCATATTTCAGATTTCCACAGCGTTGGATTTGATGCCCAGTCAATATCCTGTATCAATGGTCCGGGTCCGTTTAAAATTATTAATAATTATTTGGAGGCATCGGGAGAAAATATTTTGTTTGGAGGAGGCGCAGCTGCAATAGCCGGTTTGGTTCCTTCGGATATTGATATCAGACAAAATCATTTTTTCAAACCTCTTTCTTGGCGAGTAGGCCATCCTTCCTATGCAGGAAAGCATTGGACAGTCAAAAATTTATTTGAATTAAAGACAGGGAAGCGTGTATTGTTGGAAGGAAATATTTTGGAAAATTGTTGGGCGGATCTTCCAATTGGTCAAAGCGGATATGCCATACTGCTCACTATCAGAACCGAAAATGGAGGTTCACCTCAAGCAGAGGTAAGTGATATTACCATTCGGAATAACATAATTAAAAATACTGGTGCCGGCATCTCAATTTCAGGACTTGATGATGGAAAGGGAGTCCGGTCAAAGCGAATTAGCATCACCAATAATTTATTTGAAGATATTGATGGAGTTGTCAATGGTGATCAGAATCTTGCAGGGCCGAATGTGGGAACTGCCTTTCATATTGGTGAACCAGAAAATGTAATAATCGATCACAACACCATATTTCATACAGGGGCTATTACGTGGGCCTATAAAAAAATGACGGGCTTTATTTATACCAACAATCTATCCAACTGTTTTATTTCTGGCGGAGGTTATCAGGGGATATATGGTCCGGGCTTTAGTCAAGGTAATGGTGCCATGGGAAATTATTTTCCGGACATTACAGATGCCAATCAAAGGTTTCACAAAAATGTGATGATAAAAGGAGATCCTGGCAAATACACAAATTATGCGATGTTGAGCAAAAATTATTTCCCTAACATTTCTGATGCAGTCGGTTTTTATGATTTTACAAATGGGGCTGTTGATTATTTAAATTATCGTTTAAAAAATTCAAGTACCTATTTTAAGAATGGTTCCGATGGCAAAGATATTGGAGCTGATATGAATTTGATTAAAGCGGCTTTTGAGCGTAAAATAGATTGCAGTTCTGTAATGACTGCTGTCAATGAAATGAATTTTAATTATGAATTCTTAATTTATCCCAATCCAGCAAAAGACAAATTGAAGATTGAAATTTTAAATAATGAGTTCTGGTCCTACACCATTTACAACCAACAGGGGCAAATATTTAAAAGCGGGAACATAACTGAGCCAACTCAGGAAATTAATCTAGTTGGAATTAATCCGGGAATTTATTATATTAAAATATTCAACAACAGGTTGATGAGGTATCAAAAGCTTGTAATAGTACCATGAGTATCTTCATTAAATTTGTTGTAAAACATACCTAAAGTTTTAAAGAGGTTAAAGGATTTTTTTCATTCGAACCCGTCCCCAAAGCGTTGGGGATGACAGGGCGGCATTCTACCCAACAAGTACTGACGAAAAAATTTGTAGTGAGAGAGAAAGGGTGCTCCTTTAGAGGAAATAATAGCATTGAGAAAATGAGAAGTCAAAACACAAAATGGTGTAAAAATTTCACTCACAAACAAGAATCCAAATAAAAATTTAATTGATTGGCATTTGAGTTTATCAGTTTCAATAATTGCTGGTGATCATATTTTTTGAGGGACTTCTCTCTGTTTAGTGCTTTGGATTTTATCATGAATATTTCAAGATAGACAATTTCCCAAGGGCCTTTATGTGCAGTGAATGCACTAAAATTCGAATTGTGTTCGAGGAGTCTGTTTTTTGGATTTAAGGAATAGCCTTTGTAATAAATATCTAACCTTTTGGAATGGATAATGTAAACATAGTGCTTCATAATGAATAGGGTATAGCCAAGGGTGAATGTTATACCTTCATAAAAAACAAAAAGCCCTCAATTTTTCAATTGAGGGCTTTTGCGGACCTAGAATGCGGGATTCGAACCCGTCCCCAACTTGTTGGGGATGACAGGGCGGCATTCTACCCAACAAGTACTGACGAAAAAATTTGTAGTGAGAAGAGAAGGGGTACTCCTTTAGAGGAAATAATAGCATTGAGAAAATGAGAAGTCAAAACACAAAATGGTGTAAAAATTTTACTCACAAACAAGAATCCAAATAAAAATTCAATTGATTGACATTTGAGTTTATAAGTTTTAATAATTGCTGGTGATCATATTTTTTGAGGGACTTCTCTCTGTTTAGTGCTTTGGATTTTATCATGAATATTTCAAGATAGACAATTTCCCAAGGGCCTTTATGTGCAGTGAATGCACTGAAATTCGAGTTGTGTTCGAGGAGTCTGTTTTTTGGATTTAAGGAATAACCTTTGTAATAAATATCTAACCTTTTGGAATAGATAATATAAACATAGTGTTTCATAGTGACTAGGGTATAACCAAGGGTGAATGATATACCTTCATAAAAAACAAAAAGCCCTCAATTTTTCAATTGAGGGCTTTTGCGGACCGTCTCCCCAACGAGTTGGGGACCTGAATGCGGGATTCGAACCCGTCCCCAACGTGTTGGGGATGACAGGGCGGCATTCTACCCAACAAGTACTGACGAAAAAATTTGTAGTGAGAAGAGAAGGGGTACTCCTTTAGAGGAAATAATAGCATTGAGAAAAGGAGAAATCAAAACACAAAAGGGTGTAAAAATTTTACTCACAAACAGGAATCCAAATAAAAATTTAATTGATTGACATTTGAGTTTATCAGTTTCAATAATTGCTGGTGATCATATTTTTTGAGGGACTTCTCTCTGTTTAGTGCTTTGGATTTTATCATGAATATTTCAAGATAGACAATTTCCCAGGGACCTTTATGTGCAGTGAATGCGCTGAAATTCGAGTTGTGTTCGAGGAGTCTGTTTTTTGGATTTAAGGAATAACCTTTGTAATAAATATCCAACCTTTTGGAATAGATAATATAAACATAGTGTTTCATAGTGAATAGGGTATAGCCAAGGATGAATGTTATACCTTCATAAAAAACAAAAAGCCCTCAATTTTTCAATTGAGGGCTTTTGCGACCTAGAATGCGGGATTCGAACCCGTCCCCAACTTGTTGGGGATGACAGGGCGGCATTCTACCCAACAAGTACTGACGAAAAAATTTGTAGTGAGAAGAGAAGGGGTACTCCTTTAGAGGAAATAATAGCATTGAGAAAATGAGAAGTCAAAACACAAAATGGTGTAAAAATTTTACTCACAAACAAGAATCCAAATAAAAATTCAATTGATTGGCATTTGAGTTTATAAGTTTCAATAATTGCTGGTGGTCATATTTTTTGAGGGACTTCTCTCTGTTTAGTGCTTTGGATTTTATCATGAATATTTCAAGATAGACAATTTCCCAGGGACCTTTATGTGCAGTGAATGCGCTGAAATTCGAGTTGTGTTCGAGGAGTCTGTTTTTTGGATTTAAGGAATAACCTTTGTAATAAATATCTAACCTTTTGGAATAGATAATGTAAACATAGTGTTTCATAGTGACTAGGGTATAACCAAGGGTGAATGATATACCTTCATAGAAAACAAAAAGCCCTCAATTTTTCAATTGAGGGCTTTTGCGGACCGGACGGGATTCGAACCCGCGACCTCCGCCGTGACAGGGCGGCATTCTAACCAGCTGAACTACCGATCCAATATTTTAAGACTCAACTCCAACATTGAGGAGTGATGAGTTTGAAAACTTTCAAAGAAAGTAATCGAAGGATGATCGGTGATTCGAACCCGTCCCCAACTTGTTGGGGATGACAGGGCGGCATTCTAACCAGCTGAACTACCGATCCATTATTTTAAGACTCAACTCCAACATTGAGGAGTGATGAGTTTGAAAACTTTCAAAGAAAGTAATCGAAGGATGATCGGAGATTCGAACCCGTCCCCAACTTGTTGGGGATGACAGGGCGGCATTCTAACCAGCTGAACTACCGATCCAATATTTACAAAACCTTAAATTGATTGCTCAAATTAAGAACCAATGCACTCATTTAGTTTTTTGTGCAAGGGTAAATATTTCTGTTTACAATTTTAGTTTTCCTCCTTTGAGTTGAAAAGCGAGGCAAAAATAGGTATTTTCGGGAAATCTCACAGAAAATCATTTTAAAAATAAAACTTTGATTTGTTAGCTAGTCCAAAGGCATTGTACTATTTTGGCTTCGTTTTTTAAGGATCTCATTTTCTGATGGCCACCAAAGCCTAAACTATTGATATTATGGTATTTATGGAATTTGAAAAGCCGCTTGAGGTGATGTTTGAGCAACTCGAGCAGATCAAAAAAATCTCCAGTGATGGTTCAATTGACATGACGGCACAGATTCTTGAACTAGAAAATCGCATAAAAACAAAGAGAAAAGAGATTTATTCTAACCTGACAGGGTGGCAACGCGTCCAATTGTCAAGACATCCGGAGAGACCTTATACACTGTATTACATATCCCAGATTTGTAAGAAGTTTGTCGAACTCCACGGTGACAGGAATATCAAGGATGATAAAGCTATAGTTGGAGGGTTAGGGCAAATTGATAATCAAACATTTGTTATTATAGGTCACCAGAAAGGAACGACCACAAAACAAAGGAGCTACCGTAATTTCGGTATGGCAAATCCGGAGGGTTACCGCAAGGCTTTGAGGCTGATGAAAATGGCAGAGCGATTTAATTTTCCGGTGGTAACATTTATTGACACCCCGGGAGCTTATCCTGGGATTGAGGCTGAAGAACGTGGTCAGGCAGAAGCAATTGCCCGTAATTTGTTTGAGATGGCCCAGCTAAAAGTGCCCATCGTTTGCTACATCATTGGCGAAGGGGCATCCGGGGGCGCTTTGGGAATTGGGGTAGGGGATAAAGTATTTATGCTTGAAAATACCTGGTATTCTGTGATTTCACCTGAGTCTTGTTCCTCCATACTCTGGAGAAGCTGGGAGTTTAAAGAGACAGCTGCAGAAGCTTTAAAATTAACAGCGGATCATATGGCATCTTTTGGATTAATTGATGGAATAGTGAAAGAACCAGTCGGTGGTGCCCATTCTGATCCGGAGGCAATGGCAAAATCGCTCAAAAAGCATATTAAGGCAAGTTTGGAAGATCTTGTGACCATGAGTCCTGAGCAAAGAATAACCCATAGAATTGAAAAATATGAGAAAATGGGTCGATTTCATGAGGTTCAGGAAAAATCAGAAAAGGAATAATTTCAAATATGGTAAACTATAATCATTTGAAGGGAACCGGGGTTGCCTTGATAACCCCATTCAACAAAGAAAAGCAAATTGATTATCCAGCTCTTGCAAAACTCATAGAGCATTGTATTTCCGGAGGCGTTGAATCCCTGATCAGTATGGGGACCACCGGAGAATCTGTAACTCTTACAAAGGAAGAAAAAGCTGAGCTTTTGGCTTTTACCATCAAGCAAACTGCAGGACGAGCCCAGATAGTAGTGGGTATTGGCGGAAATAATACACAGGAGGTAGCTGATGAGATGGAAGCTTTAGATCCTACCGGCATTACTGCCATCCTTTCCAGTAGTCCTGCTTATAACAAACCATCCCAGGAAGGAATTTATCAGCATTACATGGCACTTGAAAAGGTGGCCAAATTGCCGATTATTATCTACAATGTTCCAGGTAGAACAGCATCCAACCTTACGGCAGAAACTACGCTTAGACTTGCACATGCAAGCACAAAATTTGCAGCTGTAAAAGAAGCGTCGGGCGATCTTGTTCAGGCTACTAAAATCATTAAGGATCGTCCTGATCATTTTCTGGTACTCTCGGGGGATGATCCATTGGCTCTTGCCCTCGTTGGAATAGGGGGAGATGGGGTGATTTCGGTTATTGGCAATGCTTATCCGAAGGAGTTTTCTCAAATGATCCAATACGCATTGAAGGGAGATTTTAAATCTGCACAAAAACTGAACAATGCTTTATTTGATTTGCACAAATGGTTATACATCGATGGGAATCCTTCAGGAATTAAGGCCGCCTGCCATCTGTTGGAAATCTGTGAAAATGAATTTCGATTGCCATTGGTTCCGATGGCAGAGGCTCATTTTAAAAAATTGAAAGAAGCAATGGAAGCAATTAAATGGGATTGATGCGATATTATTCTTCTTTTTCTTCATCGATTTCACCCAATATTTTTTTGCTGGGGAATTTGGCTTCAGAAGAAAGTAAAATACCTTTAAGAAAATTCTGATCTGATTCGAAGCCGTATGCATGTATGATTTCGTCCTGACGTGAAAGTCTTACAAATTTATCTGTTTTAATTCTTCCGTCCCGTTCGTTCCAAATTAGTTCAGAGGTCTCAAGTTTTTCTCCCTTTGGATTGTTCAGTACCACCTGATCTGATAAGTAGGTTTTACCTTCATCCGGAACTCGTATAGCATAGTTTGAGGAAAGAACATTACTTATGACTCCATCCTGATAGAAAGTCGTGACCAAACCTTTTGTGAATTCATCTTTGGAAAGACCATCTTTGATGTGACGCAACATTTCAGGAGCCACAATTTTCAAAACAAGTTTACCGGAATCAGAATAAAGAAGTTCAATATTTTTAAGTAACTCTTTATTGACCAATTGAACAGCTTCTTGTTCAGTCAGTTCCTTTTTCGATTTATCACAAGAAATCAAGGCTAAAAGACAAATAATAAATGCAAAACGGAAGGTCATCGCAGAACAGTAATGTCACCTGAATAATCTTTGGTAACGCCATCAATAAATCGGGCACGCACAAGGTATACAAATACACCTGGAGCCACAGGACGGCCTTTAAAATCGCCGTTCCAAAGTGATTCCAAATCTGAAAACGAAATATCTTCCCTACTGTACACACGCCCACCCCAGCGATCGTAAATTTCTACAAGGTCGATCTTTTCCAAACTTTCGTCACTTACGATTCTAAAGCGATCATTTATACCATCTCCATTCGAAGAGATTACATTTGGAAATACCACTTTGTATTTCTTTTCAACTGCGATGTAGACTGAATCTATTCCGAAACAACCATTTTCATCAGTTGCTGTAACATAATGGTAGCCGGAATTTTTGGGCTGAAAACTGATGGAAGGGCAATCTGTACACGGAGAGATTTCCGAAGTACTCCAATTGTATGAATACAAATTTAAAGGGCTCACTGATGCAGATAGGGTAACCGTTTTGCCTAAAATTACACTTTGGTCAGGTCCTGCATCAACCACTACAGGAGGAGGTTGATTGATGGTGAAATCTACAGTGCTCACACAACCTTTTGCATCCTGAATATAAAGTTTGTAAGTGCCGGCGGGTAAATTGTTTAATTCTTTCAGAGGAGCAAAATTAATTCCATCCAAACTGAATTGGTAAAATTGCTCATTGGTTTCTGCATCCTTATAAGGAGTTCCTGCAACACCTCTGAATACAACTCTTCCGTTGCTTTCTCCAAAGCATTTAACATCGAAGAGGCTGTCAATCGATAATCTTAAAGTAGGTAAATCTTCACAGCACGGTTCAACATATATTCGCCTCACTTCGGTAATTTTACAACCCAAATCTGTTTCAAGTGTGAGGGTAAGAAATTTTTCACCAAAAGAAAAGTAATTGACTTTATGTGGTCCCGGGCCGGATCCTTTGGCAGGAATGGCATCCACTCCAAAATTCCATTCCCAACTTCTGATTCTTCCACCTAAAAAGCTCGATGAATCTGTAACAATAAAGTCAGTTTCGCATTTTAATCCAGTCGGTGGATTAATATTGAATGCAGCAGTGGGGCCGACAAAATCGCAACCTCCCCAATCCATAGAAAAGCCTATTCCGGTATTGGTAAAATTGTTGATACAAATGGTATATGCTTTACCTGCCACCATATCGATGTACTTACAAAAGCCATCCTCCCCTGCATTGCAATTAAAGTTTTCTGTCAAATCTGTGGAGGTTAGATCCAGGCCTGTAGGTCCGGCACATGGAGGTGCTGTGGCATTGCACCGGAGTATTTGTTTATTGCTGCAATCATTAATCCCATTAGGTAATTCGTACACGGCAAAATCAATGTCATCGCTTGGATTCAAAGGGGTAAGGGTAAATGTAAATTTACAATCTGAAGCGGCAACCCAGCTATACCAGGTGGATTGAGATTCTGAAGTTCCAATATTCCCTTCTCCCAAACAGGAATCATCTGCCTCGTCGCGATCTACACCTGCGCCAAAAAAAGTTTGATTGACAAATGGTGCGTTGTCACAAATGACGGTAGCTCTGTTACAATCCTGTTCAGCACGAGCCGGAGGAAAATAGTTATTGATACAAAGTTGAAAGGTACCGGTGGCTGCGGACCTTCCATCAATGCGAAGTAAATAATCCCTTCCTACAACAAGTCCGCCTTCGTATAGAGAAAGGATTCCGGCATTTCTGGTATCGGTTCCACAATTTATTTCCTGCAGAGTACCACCACAAACTCCACTGTAAAGAGCAGCTTGCATGGTGCGCAGAGATCCACCCGGGGTCCCGGCTACATTGGCTCCAATGATGGTAATATTTACATCTGAAGCAAAGGCCCTGAAAGCAAACCAAACATCACCGGGAGAATTACTCCAGCAGGTGCTGGCCCCATAACCGGAAGGAGTGGCAGCTACGGTCGTGAATTCTCCGGCCTTGCTGCAATATTTGGTGATGTCACCAATTTTGATGGGACTGTTGCAATTGTCATTGGACGGTTGGGCTACAAGGAGTACACCAAATGTCATGGCACAGACTATCAGCGACAGTTTTCTATTCATAGGACCTTTTTTTAGCATTTCTGCTACTCTATTGACACAGATTTAAACAAAAATGCTTCAATGAGTTTCACTAAATAATGCATAAAATTAAGTTAAATTGCATAAATGATAGATTTTCAGCAGGAAGATTAGGTGGAACACGAGGTTTGGGCTTAGTTTTGTGAGGTAATTGAAGAAAATGTTTAGCCTTCCTAATCTGATAACTGCTCTTAATCTCTTGCTTGGATGCATAGCCTGTATTGAGCTGGTGGAAGGGCACTATGAAACTGCTTTGATACTTTTGGCGGGGTCAATGCTGGCAGATTTTTTGGATGGATTTGTGGCCAGGGCTATGGGAAGTGATTCATCGCTGGGCGTCCAATTGGATTCACTGGCCGACGTTGTTTCCTTTGGTCTGGCACCGGGCCTTATGATTTATAAATTAATAGAATTGAATGAGTTCAACCACTCAACAGAATTCATTTTACCATATATTGGACTGATCCTTCCGGTTTTTGCAGCATTCAGGCTGGCGAGATTTAACATCGAAACGACGGGAGTGCCGACTCATTTTTCCGGACTTCCGGTGCCGGCCATGGCATTGTTTTTTATGGGTTATCTTGGAGGGAGGAATTTTCTCCCCGTGATTATGTTGAGTGATTACTTTTTGATTGCCTGGAGTATCCTATTTTCTTTTTTGATGATCAGTAGATTACCCATCGTCAAGGTGCAACCAGGCAAAACTTGGCTTTATAAATATTATCCCATGGTCATTGCCTATATAATCTGCATCATCTCTTATTTTGTAATAGGTTTGGTGTCCCTGGCTTTAATGATCATTGCTCATATAATTTTAAGCTTATTTTTGCTCAGAAATAAAAATCAAAACACATAACTTTTATGAAGACGTTTGTTGCCAAAATAGACATCATGCCTCACAAGGAAT is part of the Candidatus Vicinibacter affinis genome and encodes:
- a CDS encoding CDP-alcohol phosphatidyltransferase family protein, producing MFSLPNLITALNLLLGCIACIELVEGHYETALILLAGSMLADFLDGFVARAMGSDSSLGVQLDSLADVVSFGLAPGLMIYKLIELNEFNHSTEFILPYIGLILPVFAAFRLARFNIETTGVPTHFSGLPVPAMALFFMGYLGGRNFLPVIMLSDYFLIAWSILFSFLMISRLPIVKVQPGKTWLYKYYPMVIAYIICIISYFVIGLVSLALMIIAHIILSLFLLRNKNQNT